A region of Gemmatimonadota bacterium DNA encodes the following proteins:
- a CDS encoding ABC transporter permease → MLFNPVLAGLTVRQALAKRRWMIVLLLAALPVVMATLIHLYGTVDDEPLQIVAIPIMTLIYTVVVPVIALILASSSFGAEIEDGTAIYLLAKPISRTEIVLTKLVVTAVICMTLAALTTLGAGVSLVRGLDPTGLVLGLTAGAALGAFLYTAIFLALGLITKRGMLIGLTYLVVWEGALGSFFKGTRVLSVRQYMLAVADAISTVNAEVFVALLAPKTAYIMSGVVAVAAVTLCIRKLRTFEVGQAG, encoded by the coding sequence TGGATGATCGTCCTCCTGCTGGCCGCCCTGCCGGTGGTGATGGCGACCCTGATTCATCTGTACGGTACCGTCGACGACGAGCCACTCCAGATCGTCGCCATTCCGATCATGACGCTGATCTACACCGTGGTCGTTCCGGTCATCGCGCTGATTCTCGCGAGTTCGTCGTTTGGCGCGGAGATCGAGGATGGCACGGCGATCTACCTGCTGGCCAAGCCGATCTCTCGCACCGAGATCGTCCTCACCAAGCTCGTGGTCACGGCCGTCATCTGCATGACGCTGGCGGCCCTGACCACCCTGGGCGCCGGGGTGAGCCTCGTGCGCGGGCTCGACCCCACCGGATTGGTGCTCGGCCTGACTGCGGGTGCCGCGCTCGGTGCCTTCCTCTACACCGCGATCTTCCTCGCCCTCGGCCTGATCACCAAGCGCGGGATGCTGATCGGGCTGACGTATCTGGTGGTGTGGGAGGGAGCCCTCGGCTCCTTCTTCAAGGGAACCCGGGTGCTCAGCGTGCGGCAGTACATGCTCGCCGTCGCCGACGCGATCAGCACCGTCAACGCCGAGGTGTTCGTGGCGTTGCTGGCGCCGAAGACCGCCTACATCATGAGCGGAGTGGTTGCGGTGGCGGCGGTCACCCTCTGCATTCGGAAGTTGCGGACCTTCGAGGTCGGGCAAGCCGGGTAG
- a CDS encoding GNAT family N-acetyltransferase, which yields MPTIRHATPRDARELAHLGERTFRDAFGPMNTPENMDHHTRERYGEAIQAREIADPGLTTLVCEVGGALIGFTQLRWEVAPPCVAANAPGEIQRLYVASEWHGQGVAQQLMEAALGLMQARRCDVAWLGVWEHNPRAIAFYHKYGFAEVGELPFSLGDDDQRDLVMARPLVMI from the coding sequence ATGCCCACCATCCGCCACGCCACCCCGCGCGACGCCCGTGAACTCGCCCACCTCGGGGAGCGCACCTTCCGCGACGCGTTCGGCCCGATGAACACGCCCGAGAACATGGACCACCACACCCGGGAACGGTATGGCGAGGCGATCCAGGCACGGGAGATCGCCGACCCCGGTCTGACGACGTTGGTGTGCGAGGTGGGTGGCGCGCTGATCGGATTCACCCAGCTCCGCTGGGAGGTGGCACCGCCGTGCGTCGCGGCGAACGCCCCCGGCGAGATCCAGCGACTCTACGTGGCGAGTGAATGGCACGGCCAGGGCGTCGCCCAGCAGTTGATGGAGGCGGCGCTCGGGCTGATGCAGGCGCGCCGCTGCGACGTGGCCTGGCTCGGTGTCTGGGAACACAACCCGCGGGCGATCGCCTTCTACCACAAGTATGGATTCGCCGAGGTCGGCGAGCTCCCCTTCTCCCTCGGCGACGACGACCAGCGGGACCTGGTGATGGCCCGGCCCCTTGTCATGATCTGA
- a CDS encoding APC family permease, with product MACISGPSWGSIRRSDFLLAWNLWLYVIVFTSEIGIQCATYLSYALGPSAAWMTSSSWFVALSSAIILTLMATAATIGLAVGKWVHNIGGVFMLIIFGVLIALPFIGLATGHLGEFHPFRTELPEMSLLNLNILGKMGFGALGGFEYMAILAGETRAPASAIRRSVYIAAPIIAVMFILGTATVVAYVPTNEIDLIGPMPQVLRAGFEPFGIAGPLVTIAILMTLAMRVAQVSVSFTAVTRLPMVAGWDRMLPAAFSKLHPRYRTPVNSILLVAICSFVLSLVSQVGVGQAEAFQLLFNAGGIFYALAYVVMFSIPLFGLRNVTPRPSPLLRIASLSGLLMTLLYIVVAVFPIIPVESVGSFALKIGVVVLVMNLVGVAILVAAQRRSSSVPDMGA from the coding sequence GTGGCCTGTATCAGTGGGCCAAGCTGGGGTTCAATCCGAAGATCGGATTTCCTGCTGGCATGGAATCTCTGGCTCTACGTGATCGTCTTCACGTCGGAGATCGGCATCCAGTGCGCGACCTACCTCTCCTATGCGCTCGGTCCCAGTGCGGCGTGGATGACGTCGAGCAGCTGGTTCGTCGCGCTCTCGTCGGCGATCATCCTCACCTTGATGGCGACGGCGGCGACGATCGGCCTGGCGGTGGGCAAGTGGGTGCACAATATCGGCGGCGTCTTCATGCTGATCATCTTCGGCGTGCTGATCGCGTTGCCATTCATCGGGCTGGCGACCGGACATCTCGGCGAGTTTCACCCCTTCCGGACCGAGCTCCCCGAGATGTCGCTCCTCAACCTGAACATCCTCGGGAAGATGGGATTCGGCGCCCTCGGCGGCTTCGAGTACATGGCGATCCTCGCCGGCGAGACGCGCGCCCCGGCAAGCGCGATCCGGCGCTCGGTGTACATCGCCGCGCCGATCATCGCGGTCATGTTCATCCTCGGCACGGCGACGGTCGTCGCGTATGTCCCGACCAACGAGATCGACCTGATCGGGCCGATGCCGCAGGTGTTGCGCGCGGGCTTCGAACCGTTCGGCATCGCGGGGCCACTGGTGACGATCGCGATCCTGATGACGCTGGCGATGCGCGTGGCGCAGGTCAGCGTCAGCTTCACCGCGGTCACGCGGCTCCCGATGGTGGCCGGCTGGGACCGGATGCTGCCGGCGGCGTTCAGCAAGCTGCATCCGCGCTACCGGACGCCGGTGAACTCGATCCTGCTGGTGGCGATCTGCTCGTTCGTCCTGTCACTGGTGAGCCAGGTCGGCGTCGGGCAAGCGGAGGCGTTCCAGTTGCTGTTCAATGCGGGCGGCATCTTCTACGCGCTGGCGTACGTGGTGATGTTCTCGATCCCGTTGTTCGGGCTGCGGAACGTGACGCCGCGGCCATCGCCCCTGCTGCGGATTGCCTCACTGTCCGGCCTGTTGATGACACTGTTGTATATCGTGGTCGCGGTATTCCCGATCATTCCGGTGGAGAGCGTCGGCAGTTTCGCGCTCAAGATCGGCGTGGTGGTGCTGGTGATGAACCTGGTCGGCGTGGCCATCCTGGTTGCCGCCCAGCGGCGATCTTCCTCGGTTCCGGACATGGGAGCGTAA
- a CDS encoding carboxymuconolactone decarboxylase family protein — translation MSRIQPVLPSTATGLPAEHLAATKKLFGSTPNLFTTAAQSPATLAAMNGFFASLGKAPLGGKVGEQVAIAVAQANGCEYCLSAHTAIGGMHGVSAANLASARHGHSDDPKTQAAITLALEIVRTKGRVSDATLAAAHTAGFTDGDIVEVVGHVALNIFTNYLNNLAETEVDFPLVAIEQAA, via the coding sequence ATGTCCCGGATTCAGCCCGTTCTTCCCTCGACCGCCACTGGCTTGCCCGCTGAGCACCTCGCCGCGACCAAGAAGCTCTTCGGGTCGACCCCGAACCTCTTCACGACCGCAGCCCAGTCCCCTGCAACCCTGGCCGCGATGAACGGCTTCTTCGCCTCGCTCGGCAAGGCCCCTCTGGGCGGGAAGGTCGGTGAGCAGGTCGCCATCGCCGTAGCCCAAGCCAATGGCTGCGAGTACTGCCTTTCGGCGCACACCGCCATCGGCGGAATGCATGGCGTCAGTGCCGCCAATCTCGCCTCGGCTCGCCACGGACACTCGGACGACCCGAAGACGCAAGCCGCCATCACGCTGGCGCTCGAGATCGTCCGCACCAAGGGTCGCGTGTCAGACGCGACGCTTGCGGCTGCTCACACGGCTGGGTTCACTGACGGCGACATCGTGGAGGTGGTGGGCCACGTCGCCCTCAACATTTTCACCAACTATCTGAACAACCTGGCCGAGACCGAAGTGGACTTCCCGCTCGTGGCGATCGAGCAGGCGGCCTAG
- a CDS encoding SRPBCC family protein translates to MPNIRLSEVRQIPAPAPAIYEIIADYRTGHPHILPAKYFGALDVLEGGRGAGTKIRFEMKAFGRLNIATGDVTEPRPGTELRETLTSGIVTTFLVEPREPNAAMVTITTEYDKPGILGWFEKILATSYLRRVYTAELAQLERVALERLRTS, encoded by the coding sequence ATGCCAAACATTCGCCTCTCGGAAGTTCGACAGATTCCCGCCCCCGCTCCCGCGATCTATGAGATCATCGCGGACTACCGGACAGGGCACCCCCACATCCTCCCAGCCAAATACTTCGGGGCGCTCGACGTCCTCGAGGGGGGCCGCGGCGCCGGCACGAAGATCCGCTTCGAGATGAAGGCGTTCGGCCGCCTGAACATCGCCACCGGTGATGTCACCGAGCCGCGGCCGGGGACGGAGCTGCGGGAGACGCTCACCTCCGGCATCGTCACCACCTTTCTGGTCGAGCCGCGCGAACCGAACGCTGCCATGGTCACGATCACGACCGAATACGACAAGCCCGGCATCCTGGGATGGTTCGAGAAGATCCTGGCGACGTCGTACCTGCGCCGCGTGTACACCGCCGAGCTCGCGCAGCTTGAGCGCGTCGCGCTGGAGCGTCTGCGCACTTCCTGA
- a CDS encoding glucose 1-dehydrogenase: MNQDFSGRTAIVTGAAHGFGRAIALAFATRGASVWACDVLEDEVMETERLCRAAGGDCTARVVDVRDKPAVERLATEAAQATGSVHVLVNNAGGVLGQVGQPLEQVLPEQWQAIFDVNVTGAFHFAQAVAPGMKTAKSGRIINISSGAGLGISLTGIQAYASAKAAQIGLTRQLAHELGPWGITVNNVAPGFVRSNPTTERQWESYGPEKQRALVESIALKRLGTVEDIAAGVLFFASESARWVTGQVLSIDGGR, encoded by the coding sequence GTGAATCAGGACTTCAGCGGCCGGACCGCCATCGTCACCGGTGCGGCCCACGGCTTCGGCCGGGCGATTGCGCTCGCCTTCGCCACGCGCGGCGCCAGCGTCTGGGCGTGCGACGTGCTCGAGGACGAAGTGATGGAGACCGAGCGGCTCTGCCGGGCAGCCGGTGGTGACTGCACCGCGCGGGTCGTCGACGTGCGCGACAAGCCCGCAGTCGAGCGACTGGCGACCGAAGCCGCGCAGGCGACGGGCTCCGTGCACGTTCTGGTGAACAACGCCGGCGGTGTGCTCGGGCAGGTCGGACAACCACTCGAACAGGTGCTCCCCGAACAGTGGCAGGCGATCTTCGACGTGAACGTCACCGGCGCCTTCCACTTCGCGCAGGCGGTGGCGCCCGGGATGAAGACGGCGAAGTCCGGCCGCATCATCAACATCTCCAGCGGCGCCGGCCTCGGCATCTCGCTCACCGGCATCCAGGCCTACGCCTCGGCGAAGGCGGCCCAGATCGGACTCACCCGACAGTTGGCGCATGAGTTGGGGCCGTGGGGCATCACCGTGAACAACGTCGCTCCCGGCTTCGTCCGTTCCAACCCGACGACCGAACGGCAGTGGGAGTCCTACGGACCGGAGAAGCAGCGGGCGCTCGTCGAGAGCATCGCCCTCAAGCGACTCGGTACCGTCGAGGACATCGCCGCCGGCGTGCTCTTCTTCGCCTCCGAATCGGCGCGTTGGGTGACGGGACAGGTTCTTTCCATTGATGGTGGCCGATGA
- a CDS encoding TetR/AcrR family transcriptional regulator: MPPAVLSRDEVVARVMAVVRRQGYDGASLSELSKATGLGKSSLYHYFPDGKDDMVGAVVSHLDASLEAAVFAPLREPGQPAARLRAMNEVLEGFYHGGREACVLAILGVGDASRRFHPQVKKIFRSWIDAIASALRDDGLPRHVAQARAEDAVARIEGALVLARSLDEPAIFGRALQSLPDELLRR, translated from the coding sequence ATGCCCCCCGCCGTACTGAGCCGAGATGAAGTCGTCGCCCGCGTGATGGCGGTGGTCCGCCGACAGGGGTACGACGGTGCCTCGCTTTCCGAACTCTCGAAGGCCACCGGTCTCGGCAAGTCGAGCCTCTACCACTACTTCCCCGATGGGAAGGACGACATGGTCGGCGCAGTCGTCAGCCACCTCGATGCTTCCCTCGAGGCGGCGGTGTTCGCGCCGCTCCGCGAGCCTGGCCAGCCAGCGGCCAGGTTGCGCGCCATGAACGAGGTGCTCGAGGGGTTCTATCACGGCGGCCGCGAGGCCTGCGTCCTCGCGATCCTCGGTGTTGGCGATGCCTCCCGCCGCTTCCATCCCCAGGTGAAGAAGATCTTCCGCAGCTGGATCGACGCGATCGCCAGCGCCCTTCGGGACGACGGCCTCCCACGGCACGTAGCCCAGGCGCGCGCCGAGGATGCCGTGGCGCGGATCGAGGGGGCGCTGGTCCTCGCGCGCTCGCTCGACGAGCCGGCGATCTTCGGGCGGGCGCTGCAGAGTCTTCCGGACGAACTGCTGCGACGCTGA
- a CDS encoding MOSC domain-containing protein, with translation MALTLGQLWRYPVKSMAGQQLAHATLTDLGVPGDRRIWVRGPEGVRTARRQYQLLGLRGTISSEGEVLVNGHAWDSLAAGDLVRAAAGEDAWLERAPMGHQFDILPLLVATDGAVTAFGRDIRRLRPNLLINGVEGMAETTWEGAELEIGDAIIELDSLRGRCPMTTVDPDTITRDPAVLKDIGRRFGGKLALNAAVGRGGNITVGDPVTLHRRR, from the coding sequence ATGGCGCTCACCCTCGGCCAGTTGTGGCGCTACCCGGTCAAGTCGATGGCCGGGCAGCAACTTGCCCACGCCACCCTCACCGACCTCGGCGTGCCGGGCGATCGACGGATCTGGGTGCGCGGTCCCGAGGGTGTGCGCACTGCGCGGAGACAATACCAACTGCTCGGATTGCGCGGGACGATCAGCTCTGAGGGCGAGGTGCTGGTCAATGGGCACGCATGGGACTCCCTGGCGGCCGGCGATCTCGTGCGCGCCGCTGCGGGGGAGGACGCCTGGCTCGAACGCGCACCGATGGGCCACCAGTTCGACATCTTGCCGTTGCTGGTGGCCACCGATGGGGCAGTCACCGCATTCGGCCGTGACATTCGGCGACTACGGCCCAATCTTCTGATCAACGGCGTCGAGGGGATGGCCGAGACCACCTGGGAAGGCGCGGAACTCGAGATCGGCGACGCGATCATCGAACTCGACTCGCTCCGCGGACGCTGTCCGATGACGACGGTCGACCCAGACACGATCACCCGGGATCCCGCTGTGCTCAAGGATATCGGACGACGCTTCGGAGGGAAGCTCGCGCTCAACGCGGCTGTCGGTCGCGGTGGGAATATCACCGTCGGGGACCCCGTCACCCTTCACCGCAGGAGGTAG
- a CDS encoding CocE/NonD family hydrolase, which produces MMIRTSRTGGARWAVILVVLVALGAGALAARRRVPVLAGEWDVYIALSAKPKFGFEGWRRMAYAHFAGTDSANAGFLRRRTGAPMLTVAKVTTKGDSLLLAQDANTVLRAAWHGDTLEGVQYTNDRPMDRRYRLVRRATPGAPEPTHQIWKMPASDSQYATVVDTTTLMPVRDGTMLETYIVMQRSPYRASNPGPGRWWAARGYIFVGQLVRERGKSTGRIEEFGDYSHDIEDGYDAVEWAAKLPGANGKVGLIGHSDEGRLAWYAAVSAPPHLAAIAPSAATSDPWRIVPYAAMAFGPINISWACMMRDRNMATNGADLEIGEAITHLPLSALPARLGCAPNAIWDRWIAHPTLDAFWRARAVTTYIDKVKVPAMSLAGWHDDARGPLDYTNALLKVKNHPAWHLVMGVHAHKGVDYVAGDFGPQARYEYRDMQIRWFDHYLLGRDNGVEKMPPVDIFVQGDNSWRQEQEWPLKRARAMKWYVSSGGRAQTSAGDGVLDTLPPRGAVADTFTYNPGDPTPYLIDSRELEESLNEDYTKLNATRRDALVFTSKPLTKPLEVTGEMTATIWASSDAKDTDWAVMLLDVFPDGHAERVQDGFVRARFRKGMDKVVPLVKGQIEQYEIDLWFTSKVFAPGHRLRVSITSALFPKYNRNLNTGGNNEKESIFVSAHQRLIHDAAHPSHIVLPVIPR; this is translated from the coding sequence ATGATGATTCGAACCTCGCGCACGGGCGGCGCTCGCTGGGCCGTCATCCTGGTGGTGCTGGTCGCGCTCGGGGCGGGTGCCCTGGCCGCGCGCCGCCGCGTGCCGGTCCTCGCCGGCGAATGGGATGTGTACATCGCCCTGAGCGCCAAGCCGAAGTTCGGCTTCGAGGGATGGCGGCGGATGGCCTACGCGCACTTCGCCGGCACCGACTCGGCCAACGCCGGATTCCTGCGTCGGCGCACCGGTGCCCCGATGCTGACGGTGGCCAAGGTGACGACCAAGGGCGACTCCCTCCTGTTGGCACAGGACGCCAACACGGTGCTCCGCGCCGCGTGGCACGGCGACACGCTCGAAGGGGTGCAGTACACCAACGACCGGCCGATGGATCGCCGGTATCGGTTGGTTCGCCGGGCGACCCCCGGCGCCCCCGAGCCGACCCATCAGATCTGGAAGATGCCGGCGTCGGACTCGCAGTATGCCACCGTGGTCGACACCACGACGCTGATGCCGGTCCGTGACGGCACCATGCTGGAGACGTACATCGTCATGCAGCGCTCGCCGTACCGCGCGTCCAACCCTGGTCCGGGGCGGTGGTGGGCTGCGCGTGGCTACATCTTCGTCGGCCAGCTGGTGCGCGAGCGCGGCAAGTCCACGGGCAGGATCGAGGAGTTCGGCGACTACAGCCATGACATCGAGGACGGCTACGACGCCGTCGAGTGGGCGGCGAAGCTCCCAGGCGCCAACGGCAAGGTCGGCTTGATTGGCCACTCCGACGAGGGCCGGCTGGCCTGGTACGCTGCGGTGAGCGCCCCGCCGCACCTCGCGGCGATCGCGCCCTCCGCGGCGACCAGCGACCCCTGGCGGATCGTCCCGTACGCCGCGATGGCGTTCGGCCCGATCAACATCAGCTGGGCCTGCATGATGCGGGATCGGAACATGGCCACCAACGGGGCGGACCTCGAAATCGGCGAGGCGATCACCCACCTCCCGCTCTCCGCGCTGCCGGCGCGCCTGGGGTGCGCCCCCAACGCGATCTGGGACCGCTGGATCGCGCACCCGACACTCGACGCGTTCTGGCGCGCGCGCGCCGTCACCACCTACATCGACAAGGTGAAGGTGCCGGCGATGTCCCTGGCCGGTTGGCACGACGACGCGCGTGGCCCGCTCGACTACACCAACGCGCTCCTCAAGGTGAAGAATCACCCGGCGTGGCATCTGGTCATGGGCGTCCATGCCCACAAGGGCGTGGATTACGTCGCCGGCGACTTCGGACCGCAGGCGCGCTACGAATACCGCGACATGCAGATCCGCTGGTTCGACCACTACCTGCTCGGCCGGGACAACGGCGTCGAGAAGATGCCGCCGGTCGACATCTTCGTGCAGGGCGACAACAGCTGGCGTCAGGAGCAGGAGTGGCCGCTCAAGCGGGCGCGGGCGATGAAGTGGTATGTCTCGTCTGGCGGGCGGGCGCAGACGAGTGCGGGCGACGGTGTGCTCGACACCCTGCCGCCGCGCGGCGCGGTGGCCGACACCTTCACCTACAACCCCGGCGACCCGACGCCGTACCTGATCGATTCGCGCGAGCTCGAAGAGTCGCTGAACGAGGACTACACCAAGTTGAATGCCACCCGGCGCGACGCACTGGTCTTCACCTCGAAGCCGCTCACCAAGCCACTCGAAGTCACCGGCGAGATGACGGCGACGATCTGGGCCTCCAGCGACGCCAAGGACACCGACTGGGCCGTCATGCTGCTCGATGTCTTCCCCGACGGCCACGCCGAGCGGGTGCAGGACGGCTTCGTGCGGGCACGCTTCCGGAAGGGAATGGACAAGGTGGTCCCCTTGGTGAAGGGGCAGATCGAGCAATACGAGATCGACCTCTGGTTCACGTCCAAGGTGTTCGCCCCCGGCCATCGGCTCCGGGTCAGCATCACCTCGGCGCTCTTCCCGAAGTACAACCGGAACTTGAACACCGGCGGCAACAACGAGAAGGAGTCGATCTTCGTCTCGGCGCATCAGCGACTGATCCACGACGCGGCCCACCCGAGCCACATCGTGCTGCCCGTCATCCCGCGCTAG
- a CDS encoding ketopantoate reductase family protein — MGAFLAKAGHEVTLVDNVPDHVAAINDAGLRITGPIAEFTATVPAFTPETLRGTWETIILATKAHHTAGAVRSLLPHLADDGCVVSAQNGLNELTIAEVVGEARTVGAFVNFGADYLEPGVLFYGGRGTVTVGEAFGPAVERISPRVLAIRDSWRDFDERAFATDNIMGYLWGKEAYGAMLFVTALTNDSIADALAMPEYRGVYVAIAREMLAVAAAHHVQPMAFDGFDPAAYRPDAPADAATQSLDALVAHNRRSAKTHSGIWRDLAIRKRPTEVDAQLGIVVRLGAAAGVPTPLTTRVVTMIQEIERGTRPQARENLEALTT; from the coding sequence ATGGGGGCGTTCCTGGCCAAGGCCGGGCACGAGGTGACCCTGGTCGACAACGTCCCCGACCATGTGGCCGCCATCAACGACGCCGGGCTCCGGATCACCGGACCGATCGCCGAGTTCACCGCGACGGTGCCGGCTTTCACGCCGGAGACGCTGCGCGGGACGTGGGAGACGATCATCCTCGCGACCAAGGCGCACCACACCGCCGGCGCGGTGCGTTCGCTCCTGCCTCACCTTGCGGACGATGGCTGCGTCGTCTCGGCGCAGAACGGCCTCAACGAGTTGACCATCGCCGAGGTCGTGGGCGAGGCGCGCACCGTTGGGGCGTTCGTCAATTTCGGCGCGGACTATCTGGAACCCGGGGTGCTCTTCTACGGCGGCCGAGGCACCGTGACGGTCGGTGAGGCATTCGGCCCCGCCGTCGAGCGGATCTCGCCGCGCGTGCTGGCCATCCGGGACAGCTGGCGCGACTTCGACGAACGCGCCTTCGCCACCGACAACATCATGGGCTATCTCTGGGGGAAGGAGGCGTACGGCGCCATGCTGTTCGTCACCGCCCTCACCAACGACTCGATCGCCGATGCGCTGGCGATGCCCGAGTATCGCGGCGTGTACGTCGCCATCGCCCGCGAGATGCTCGCCGTGGCCGCCGCCCACCACGTGCAGCCGATGGCGTTCGACGGCTTCGACCCGGCGGCCTACCGTCCCGACGCCCCGGCGGACGCCGCGACGCAATCGCTCGATGCGCTGGTCGCCCACAACCGCCGCTCGGCCAAGACGCACAGCGGCATCTGGCGCGACCTCGCCATCCGCAAGCGCCCCACCGAGGTCGATGCCCAGCTCGGCATCGTGGTGCGACTCGGTGCCGCGGCCGGCGTGCCCACGCCGCTGACGACGCGGGTGGTCACGATGATCCAGGAGATCGAGCGCGGCACCCGCCCGCAAGCGCGCGAGAACCTCGAGGCACTCACGACGTGA
- a CDS encoding creatininase family protein, translating to MRISDMHWMQVDAYLKRDDRAVLPLGSTEQHSYLRLTVDCILPEKVAVDAAEPLGIPVFPVLSYGVTPYFREYPGSISIRVETHLAIVRDILDGMAHSGFRRIMICNGHGGNGAVQQFAQEWAADHPGCKVLFHNWWNAPKTWAKVQAIDPVASHGSWMENFPWTRLPGVEYPTTQRPMVDLAKVRMLDPVAMRDYIPDGNYGGLYQRPDEDVLALWQVAVEETRELLDGAWGGPS from the coding sequence ATGCGCATCAGTGACATGCACTGGATGCAGGTCGACGCGTATCTCAAGCGCGACGACCGCGCCGTCTTGCCCCTCGGCAGCACCGAACAGCACAGCTATCTCCGACTCACCGTCGACTGCATCCTTCCCGAGAAAGTGGCCGTGGATGCGGCCGAACCGCTCGGCATCCCGGTCTTTCCGGTGCTCTCGTACGGCGTGACGCCGTACTTCCGGGAGTATCCGGGATCGATCTCGATCCGGGTCGAGACCCACCTCGCCATCGTGCGCGACATTCTCGACGGGATGGCGCACAGCGGCTTCCGACGGATCATGATCTGCAACGGCCATGGCGGGAACGGCGCGGTGCAGCAGTTCGCGCAGGAATGGGCCGCCGATCATCCAGGCTGCAAGGTGCTCTTCCACAACTGGTGGAATGCCCCGAAGACCTGGGCCAAGGTGCAGGCGATCGACCCGGTGGCCTCGCACGGCTCGTGGATGGAGAACTTCCCCTGGACGCGGCTTCCGGGTGTGGAGTATCCCACCACGCAGCGCCCGATGGTCGACCTCGCCAAGGTCCGGATGCTCGACCCGGTCGCGATGCGCGACTACATCCCCGATGGCAACTACGGCGGCCTCTACCAGCGCCCCGATGAGGATGTCCTTGCCCTCTGGCAGGTCGCCGTCGAAGAGACGCGAGAACTGCTTGATGGCGCGTGGGGTGGCCCATCGTGA
- a CDS encoding dipeptidase, translating to MPVLEHLDAAHDRILAELVEFATIPSVSTDPAHAADMHAAAEWVAAKLQAAGPFTVQIMPTAGNSIVYGEWLGAQGAPTVLVYGHYDVQPVDPIELWTTPPFQPTVRDGRLYARGISDDKGPMFIPIKVAEAFFAVDGRLPLNVKFMLEGEEEVGSSHLEEFVEANRALLAADVVISADGAMWRIDEPSITIANRGLCGLELTLRGASKDLHSGRHGGSVANPLHAMAQLIASLHDAEGRVTVAGFYDQVVELSAAERAEIAALPFDEATYLAQVGAPAAVGEPGYTTIERQWTRPTLEVNGMWGGYQGPGQKTVVPSEAHAKITCRLVPDQSPDDVVALVMRHLEAHVPAGTTLSAQVADHGARAARIPRDHPALTSAEAALRDTYGTPPLIVRMGGTVPVAEIFQRTMGLGTVFFSFSTGDEDFHAPNEFFRIHRLHEGLAAWTRLWDRLGKERTA from the coding sequence ATGCCGGTGCTCGAGCACCTCGACGCGGCGCACGACCGGATCCTGGCTGAACTGGTGGAGTTTGCCACGATCCCCAGCGTCAGCACCGACCCAGCGCATGCCGCCGACATGCACGCCGCGGCCGAGTGGGTCGCCGCCAAGTTGCAGGCCGCCGGGCCGTTCACGGTGCAGATCATGCCCACGGCCGGCAACAGCATCGTCTACGGCGAGTGGCTCGGCGCCCAGGGTGCGCCGACCGTGCTGGTCTACGGACACTACGATGTGCAGCCGGTCGACCCGATTGAGCTCTGGACCACGCCACCCTTCCAGCCGACGGTGCGCGACGGCCGCCTCTACGCCCGCGGCATCTCCGACGACAAGGGACCGATGTTCATCCCGATCAAGGTCGCCGAGGCGTTCTTCGCCGTGGATGGGCGGTTGCCGCTCAACGTGAAGTTCATGCTCGAGGGTGAGGAAGAGGTCGGCAGCAGCCACCTCGAGGAGTTTGTCGAGGCGAACCGCGCCCTGCTCGCCGCCGACGTGGTCATCTCCGCCGACGGCGCGATGTGGCGGATCGACGAACCGTCGATCACGATTGCCAACCGTGGCCTCTGCGGGCTCGAACTGACGCTGCGCGGCGCGTCGAAGGATCTGCACTCTGGTCGGCATGGCGGCAGCGTCGCCAATCCGTTGCATGCGATGGCGCAGCTGATTGCTTCGCTGCATGACGCCGAGGGGCGCGTGACGGTGGCCGGGTTCTATGACCAGGTGGTCGAGCTGAGCGCGGCGGAGCGCGCCGAGATTGCCGCGCTGCCGTTCGATGAGGCGACGTACCTGGCGCAGGTTGGCGCGCCCGCGGCGGTCGGGGAGCCGGGCTACACCACGATCGAGCGGCAGTGGACGCGGCCCACGCTCGAGGTGAACGGGATGTGGGGTGGCTATCAGGGGCCGGGGCAGAAGACGGTGGTGCCGTCGGAGGCGCACGCCAAGATCACCTGCCGCCTGGTGCCGGATCAGTCGCCGGACGACGTGGTGGCGCTGGTGATGCGCCACCTCGAGGCACACGTCCCGGCGGGAACCACGCTCAGCGCGCAGGTGGCAGACCACGGCGCACGCGCCGCACGGATTCCCCGCGACCACCCGGCGCTCACGTCGGCTGAGGCCGCGTTGCGCGACACGTACGGCACGCCACCGTTGATCGTCCGCATGGGCGGCACGGTACCGGTGGCCGAGATCTTCCAGCGCACCATGGGGCTCGGCACCGTCTTCTTCTCCTTCTCGACCGGCGACGAGGACTTTCACGCGCCGAACGAGTTCTTCCGCATCCATCGACTGCACGAGGGGCTGGCCGCCTGGACCAGGCTCTGGGATCGCCTCGGCAAGGAGCGCACGGCATGA